A genomic stretch from Pseudomonas alkylphenolica includes:
- a CDS encoding methyltransferase domain-containing protein: MKDRHFDALATRFAEKIYGGAKGAIRLAVLQADLAETLPKRPLRVLDIGAGLGHMALWLAERGHQVTLAEPAAPMLEGARTRFAEAGQQATFIQAPWQDLLGQLTEPYDLVLCHAVLEWLAEPETILPVLHQLTRSDGLLSLAFYNRDALVYRNLLKGHFRKLRRDDMAGEKQSLTPQKPLDPRTLRVQLEALWQVETESGVRVFHDYMPSEFQARAELLDLLEMELAHRRHPAFAGLGRYLHWLCRPR, translated from the coding sequence ATGAAAGACCGCCATTTCGATGCCCTGGCCACGCGCTTTGCCGAGAAAATCTACGGCGGTGCCAAAGGCGCGATCCGCCTTGCAGTGCTGCAGGCCGACCTCGCCGAGACCCTGCCCAAGCGCCCCTTGCGCGTCCTCGATATCGGTGCGGGCCTGGGGCACATGGCCTTGTGGCTGGCCGAGCGCGGCCACCAGGTCACCCTCGCCGAACCCGCCGCGCCGATGCTCGAAGGCGCCCGCACGCGATTTGCCGAAGCCGGGCAGCAGGCGACGTTCATCCAGGCCCCCTGGCAAGACCTGCTCGGCCAGCTGACCGAACCCTACGACCTGGTGCTGTGTCATGCGGTGCTGGAGTGGCTGGCGGAACCGGAAACCATCCTGCCGGTACTGCACCAGCTGACCCGCAGCGATGGCCTGCTGTCACTGGCGTTCTACAACCGTGATGCACTGGTCTATCGCAACCTGCTCAAGGGCCATTTCCGCAAACTGCGCCGCGACGACATGGCCGGTGAAAAGCAAAGCCTGACCCCGCAAAAACCGCTTGATCCACGCACGCTCAGGGTGCAACTTGAAGCTCTGTGGCAGGTCGAAACAGAAAGCGGAGTACGGGTGTTTCACGATTACATGCCAAGCGAGTTCCAGGCCAGGGCCGAGTTGCTCGACCTGCTGGAAATGGAACTGGCACATCGGCGCCATCCCGCCTTTGCCGGGTTGGGGCGTTACCTGCACTGGCTCTGTCGACCACGCTGA